The genomic DNA GGTGATGGCCTCGGAGGCCTTCCTCGGGGTGCGCCCGGCGGACAAGTACATCTTCTTCATCATCCTCAGCCCGGTGGGCAACTACTTCTCCGGCGGTGCGGAGCCGGTGCGCATCTGGGTGGAGCAGCAGCACACGCGCGCGGCGCCGGGAGGCCTGGGTGGCGCGAAGGCGGCGGCCAACTACGCGGCGGGGCTGCAGGCCTCGGTGGAGGCCAAGAAGCGCGGGTACGCGCAGGTGCTGTGGCTGGACGCGCTCGAGCACCGCTACATCGAGGAGGTGGGCACGATGAACCTCTTCGTGCGCATTGGCGACGAGGTCATCACCCCGCCGCTGGACGGCACCTTCCTGCCCGGCATCACCCGCGAGAGCGTGCTGACGCTGCTGCGCGACTGGGGCACGAAGGTGAGCGAGCGCAAGCTGTCCATCGACGAGCTGCGCGAGGCGCACCAGAAGGGCGAGCTGCGCGAGGTGTTCGGCACGGGCACCGCGGCGGTGATTTCGCCGGTGGGCGCGCTGGGCTTCCAGGACGGCCAGCTCCTCATCGGTAACGGCAAGGTGGGCGAGCTCTCGCAGCGCATCTACGACACCGTCACGGGCATCCAGTACGGCACGCAGCCCGACCGCCACGGCTGGATGACGCTCATCAAGTAATGCGAGGTACCCCCGGGCCCGGGGCGGCGAGAGTCGCTTCCGGGTCCCGCCCGAGGTACACGGTAGAGACTCA from Archangium lipolyticum includes the following:
- a CDS encoding branched-chain amino acid aminotransferase — its product is MLPIEVQRSATLKTKPSSEGLGFGKYFTDHMFRMDYSPERGWHQARILPHGPMGLDPGAAVFHYAQAVFDGSKVFRGKDGQLRAFRVLDHSKRLAASAERLAMPPVPPEVAREAIEALVKVDADWVPSAPGTSLYVRPVVMASEAFLGVRPADKYIFFIILSPVGNYFSGGAEPVRIWVEQQHTRAAPGGLGGAKAAANYAAGLQASVEAKKRGYAQVLWLDALEHRYIEEVGTMNLFVRIGDEVITPPLDGTFLPGITRESVLTLLRDWGTKVSERKLSIDELREAHQKGELREVFGTGTAAVISPVGALGFQDGQLLIGNGKVGELSQRIYDTVTGIQYGTQPDRHGWMTLIK